From a region of the Nitrospira sp. genome:
- a CDS encoding ABC transporter permease: protein MWAFVWLTIVTALRILGRNRLRAGLTMLGIIIGVGAVIAMVSIGEGAKRAVQRQIATMGTNVIFIWPGSTTASGVRGAMGSAVTLTVGDALDLKKKLPLLSDTGWYKRDQAQIVYGNRNWNCAIQGASPSLLSIREWSFSSGGSFTQEDLDGAARVALLGQTVVENLFDPGEEPVGAVIRIRNVPFHVIGILSPKGQSPQGWDQDDVVIIPFSTAERKVFGTLFLGSVTAIVASTDRTEDLPDATEQIRDLMRSRHRLQSGQPADFTIRTLVDIGQVQEGTSQTLTVMLMAIASISLFVGGIGIMNILLVSVTERTREIGVRLAVGAKRRHIMMQFLIEAMTLSVVGGCIGILFGILSARLTTVIAGWPTIISGDTVMVAFAFSVVVGLFFGLYPANKAARLNPIEALRYE from the coding sequence ATGTGGGCGTTCGTGTGGCTGACCATTGTTACTGCGCTGCGCATCCTCGGGCGAAACCGGCTGCGCGCCGGCTTGACGATGCTCGGGATCATTATTGGTGTCGGGGCGGTCATCGCCATGGTCAGCATTGGGGAGGGAGCCAAGCGGGCCGTACAGCGTCAAATAGCCACAATGGGCACCAACGTCATCTTTATCTGGCCTGGCTCCACGACTGCGAGTGGGGTACGTGGTGCAATGGGCAGTGCGGTGACATTGACCGTCGGCGATGCGCTGGACCTGAAGAAGAAACTCCCACTTCTGTCCGATACGGGCTGGTACAAACGTGACCAGGCGCAGATCGTGTACGGCAACCGCAATTGGAATTGCGCGATTCAGGGCGCGTCGCCCAGTCTCCTCAGTATTCGAGAGTGGTCCTTCAGCAGTGGGGGCTCCTTTACTCAGGAAGATTTAGATGGCGCAGCTCGGGTGGCGCTGCTTGGGCAGACGGTGGTCGAGAACCTTTTTGATCCTGGGGAGGAACCAGTCGGGGCGGTGATTCGTATAAGAAACGTGCCGTTTCATGTCATTGGGATCCTATCGCCGAAAGGGCAGTCCCCTCAGGGATGGGATCAGGACGATGTCGTGATCATTCCGTTCAGTACGGCCGAGCGGAAAGTATTTGGAACGCTCTTTCTTGGATCGGTGACAGCCATAGTCGCATCCACGGATCGAACCGAGGATTTGCCGGACGCGACAGAACAAATTCGAGACCTCATGAGGTCTCGTCATCGGTTACAGAGTGGGCAGCCCGCAGATTTTACGATCCGCACGTTGGTCGATATCGGGCAGGTACAGGAGGGGACCAGTCAGACCTTGACGGTCATGTTGATGGCGATTGCCTCTATCTCACTGTTCGTCGGCGGAATTGGCATCATGAACATTCTGCTTGTTTCTGTGACCGAACGAACGAGAGAGATCGGCGTGCGTCTGGCAGTAGGGGCCAAGCGACGGCATATCATGATGCAGTTTCTGATCGAAGCGATGACCCTCAGCGTGGTGGGCGGCTGCATCGGCATTCTCTTTGGAATTCTGAGCGCCCGCTTGACGACGGTGATTGCCGGCTGGCCGACTATTATTTCGGGCGACACAGTTATGGTCGCATTTGCCTTTTCCGTCGTGGTGGGCCTCTTCTTCGGTCTCTATCCGGCCAATAAAGCCGCTCGGCTCAATCCCATCGAAGCGTTGCGCTACGAATAG
- a CDS encoding DUF3391 domain-containing protein codes for MAKIRVSIFELQIGMYVAGLDLPWFRSPFLRHSFLVEDASQITKLMRAGVKTVDVDPDRGVASPPLSSSNTPPSVSAITDSTILKRTKALAQLNEEYAQAKQAKQQLDQAVQSVFATIAKTGTVNPQQAAEAVQEITIVMRTLTDSAIFMALSQNRSGDSTLSRHALATCTLSLVIGQAFQFNPLELQELAIAALLHDIGLLQVRPAIVRRVHSTSNLCQADREEFETHPRLAVLTLQRQGGVEPAVLDLIANHHTDFTDSRDPSKAPRQLSPDRTRILMIADQYDELITGFGGASPLSPHQAFQRLYQAAQEGRLDQRFLSSFIARVGIYPVHSYVQLNTRELAVVTELNQQKLHQPIITITHQSEGIKYPAPFVVDLSCQPGESQPRVIETIITMDT; via the coding sequence ATGGCAAAGATACGAGTTTCCATTTTCGAGCTTCAAATCGGCATGTACGTCGCAGGGCTGGACCTCCCGTGGTTTCGCTCACCCTTCCTCCGCCATTCATTTCTGGTTGAGGATGCTTCGCAGATCACAAAACTGATGCGAGCAGGGGTGAAGACGGTCGATGTCGATCCCGACCGAGGAGTGGCTTCCCCGCCGCTTTCATCATCGAATACACCCCCATCTGTATCCGCGATAACCGATTCCACGATTCTCAAACGAACCAAGGCCCTCGCCCAGTTGAACGAGGAATATGCCCAGGCGAAGCAGGCCAAACAACAGTTGGATCAAGCCGTACAATCCGTTTTTGCGACCATCGCCAAGACAGGGACGGTCAACCCTCAGCAAGCAGCCGAAGCGGTCCAAGAAATCACGATCGTCATGAGAACGCTCACCGACTCCGCCATTTTCATGGCATTGAGTCAAAACCGGAGCGGTGACTCCACGCTCAGTCGACATGCACTGGCGACCTGTACCTTGTCGCTGGTCATCGGTCAGGCATTTCAATTCAACCCACTGGAATTGCAGGAGCTTGCTATCGCCGCTCTGCTCCATGACATTGGACTCCTACAGGTTCGACCGGCCATTGTCCGCCGTGTTCACAGTACTTCCAATCTGTGCCAAGCCGACCGAGAGGAGTTTGAGACACATCCCCGTCTTGCAGTTCTCACATTACAGCGACAAGGCGGAGTTGAACCCGCCGTCTTGGATCTCATCGCCAACCATCATACTGATTTCACCGACAGTCGCGACCCGAGCAAGGCGCCACGACAGCTTTCACCGGACCGCACGCGTATCCTGATGATCGCGGATCAATACGATGAACTGATCACCGGATTCGGCGGGGCTTCGCCCCTCAGCCCCCATCAGGCGTTTCAACGCTTGTACCAAGCAGCTCAGGAGGGCCGGCTCGATCAACGATTTTTATCGTCATTTATCGCGAGAGTCGGTATTTATCCGGTCCATAGCTATGTGCAGCTGAATACCCGGGAGTTGGCGGTGGTCACGGAACTCAACCAACAGAAACTCCATCAACCTATCATCACCATTACCCATCAGTCAGAAGGAATCAAATACCCAGCGCCGTTTGTCGTCGATCTCTCATGCCAACCGGGCGAGTCCCAGCCGCGTGTCATTGAAACAATCATCACCATGGATACGTGA
- a CDS encoding RusA family crossover junction endodeoxyribonuclease has product MITLPVPPSINHQYATVNGRRLLSSAGRAYKTQVRQQVWIAFTQFPSRLSFQTRLQSEPLALSIRFFFASSLRRDLDSGLKIAQDAVCEGLGVNDNRIVETHLYKHVDKADPRIEVSLSFIDLATQPDRLP; this is encoded by the coding sequence ATGATCACGCTGCCTGTCCCGCCCAGCATTAACCATCAATATGCGACGGTGAACGGACGCCGTTTGTTATCCTCTGCCGGACGCGCATACAAAACGCAGGTGCGCCAACAAGTGTGGATCGCGTTCACCCAGTTTCCTTCCAGACTTTCCTTCCAGACTCGGCTTCAATCCGAACCGCTGGCGCTTTCCATCCGGTTCTTTTTTGCATCTTCATTACGACGAGACCTCGATAGCGGTCTCAAGATCGCCCAAGATGCCGTCTGCGAAGGCCTCGGCGTAAACGACAATCGCATCGTCGAAACCCATCTCTACAAACATGTCGATAAAGCCGATCCTCGGATCGAAGTCTCTCTCTCTTTCATTGATCTGGCCACCCAGCCTGACCGTCTGCCGTAA
- a CDS encoding helix-turn-helix domain-containing protein — translation MSTTPKSELMTATETCRYLKITQRTLYRYLRSRQIPAFKLGKEWRFVRSDLEQWIRDRTRTAVNS, via the coding sequence ATGAGCACGACTCCAAAGAGCGAACTGATGACGGCGACAGAAACATGCCGTTACCTCAAGATCACCCAACGCACGCTCTATCGCTATCTACGGAGTCGGCAGATTCCCGCCTTCAAGCTCGGAAAAGAATGGCGATTTGTGCGTTCGGATTTGGAGCAATGGATCCGCGACCGAACCCGAACCGCCGTGAACTCCTAA
- a CDS encoding ComF family protein, translating into MPAARCSRCDRPFPSAIATTYSPNHVCQSCAERPPSYTRAWTLYPYRSPLQDALCLFKYQGKVSLASPLSALMTDRLPQLDFVDVIMPVPLHRDRLRQREFNQSLLLADQIGRYLNIPVSYTNLIRSVQAPAQTTLSRKSRLKNLRRAFSVQHPDAIVNRCVLLIDDVFTTGTTVNECAKTLRRAGSADVFVLTLGRTVDSNLVPDRILSRHPYPF; encoded by the coding sequence ATGCCTGCCGCCCGATGCTCTCGTTGCGACCGTCCCTTTCCTTCTGCGATTGCCACGACCTACAGTCCGAACCATGTGTGTCAATCCTGTGCCGAGCGTCCGCCTTCCTATACGAGGGCCTGGACTCTGTATCCCTACAGATCTCCGCTCCAGGATGCCCTCTGCCTCTTTAAGTACCAGGGCAAGGTCTCACTGGCGTCTCCACTTTCCGCACTCATGACCGACCGGCTTCCCCAGCTTGATTTCGTGGATGTGATCATGCCCGTACCCTTACATCGTGACCGACTCCGGCAGCGGGAATTCAATCAGTCCCTGCTGCTCGCCGATCAGATAGGGCGCTATCTGAACATTCCTGTCTCGTACACTAATCTGATCCGAAGCGTTCAGGCTCCGGCCCAGACCACATTGTCTCGGAAGAGCCGACTGAAAAACCTTCGCCGGGCTTTTTCGGTACAACACCCCGATGCAATCGTCAATCGATGCGTTCTGCTCATCGACGACGTTTTCACGACTGGTACGACGGTGAACGAATGTGCGAAGACGTTACGCAGAGCAGGATCTGCCGACGTATTCGTTCTCACCTTGGGGCGAACCGTGGATTCGAATCTCGTCCCTGATCGCATCCTCTCTCGCCACCCCTATCCCTTCTGA
- a CDS encoding ABC transporter ATP-binding protein, with protein sequence MVTLRQLSKTYLRGEAVVTALQNVNLKIQYGEFCAFVGPSGCGKSTLLNLVAGLDMPTSGEIVLDGRSTTNLTSYEWTKIRRETIGIVFQAFHLVHGLTAEENVALPLMLRGEQGGDIEKRVDEMLNKVGMSHRRRHRPAELSGGEQQRIAIARALAHRPRLLLADEPTGNIDSHQGADIMTLIRELAESGGQTVLLVTHSSQAAQSADYTWTMRDGRLVSRTERTTELVAP encoded by the coding sequence ATGGTGACACTGAGGCAACTTTCGAAAACTTATTTGCGCGGCGAGGCTGTAGTGACGGCCTTGCAGAACGTGAATTTGAAGATTCAGTACGGTGAGTTCTGCGCATTCGTAGGGCCCAGCGGATGCGGGAAAAGCACCCTCCTAAACCTTGTTGCGGGCCTGGACATGCCGACTTCTGGGGAGATCGTGCTCGATGGACGATCCACCACAAACCTGACCAGCTACGAATGGACCAAGATCAGGCGTGAAACCATCGGGATCGTCTTTCAAGCCTTCCATTTGGTTCACGGCTTGACGGCTGAAGAGAATGTCGCGCTGCCCTTGATGCTGCGAGGTGAACAGGGAGGGGACATCGAAAAACGGGTGGACGAAATGTTGAACAAGGTTGGAATGAGTCACCGTCGCCGGCATCGACCAGCCGAGCTATCCGGTGGAGAACAACAACGAATTGCGATCGCGCGCGCGCTGGCGCATCGACCGCGTCTCTTGCTGGCTGACGAGCCGACGGGAAATATCGATTCTCATCAGGGAGCGGACATTATGACACTTATTCGGGAATTGGCGGAATCCGGCGGACAGACCGTTCTGCTGGTGACCCACAGCTCGCAGGCGGCGCAATCCGCCGACTATACGTGGACCATGCGGGATGGACGGCTGGTCTCGCGTACCGAACGCACCACTGAACTGGTCGCTCCGTGA
- a CDS encoding dihydroorotate oxidase, translated as MNLSTTIAGVTFPSCFMNAAGALCVTRDELVALAKSGSGAIVTKSMTIDARQGNPEPRYYGFPGGSINSMGLPNLGYKAYAELIPHLKSFGKPVIASVAGLGEDDFPTIAEVIDAAKPDLIEVNLSCPNIPGKPQIGYDPEASERLLKKVRRKITVPMGVKLPPYFDPAHHEVMGAVLGRCGVDFLNMINSVGNGVVIDPERETVVIKPKGGFGGLGGRLIKPVALANVRAFYKLFEGKMPIIGTGGIVEGVDAFEHFLCGASAVQIGTVLVEEGLDVFARLEAELAAVLTKKGYQSIQECRGRLKEL; from the coding sequence ATGAATCTGTCTACGACCATAGCCGGTGTCACCTTTCCCAGCTGTTTCATGAACGCAGCCGGCGCGTTGTGTGTGACGCGCGACGAACTTGTGGCGTTAGCCAAGTCCGGTTCAGGAGCTATCGTCACCAAGTCCATGACGATTGACGCGCGCCAAGGGAACCCTGAGCCCCGGTATTATGGGTTTCCAGGAGGATCGATCAATTCGATGGGGCTCCCCAATCTTGGCTACAAAGCCTATGCCGAACTAATTCCCCACCTCAAAAGTTTCGGAAAACCCGTCATAGCCAGCGTGGCCGGACTTGGCGAAGACGATTTCCCCACGATCGCAGAGGTCATCGATGCAGCCAAGCCGGATCTCATCGAGGTCAATCTCTCTTGTCCGAATATTCCCGGCAAACCGCAAATCGGCTACGACCCGGAAGCGTCTGAGCGGCTCCTGAAGAAAGTCCGCCGAAAGATTACGGTGCCGATGGGAGTCAAGCTGCCCCCCTACTTTGATCCGGCGCATCATGAGGTCATGGGTGCGGTGCTTGGGCGGTGTGGAGTGGATTTTCTCAACATGATCAATTCGGTCGGCAACGGTGTGGTGATCGATCCGGAACGTGAAACCGTCGTGATTAAGCCGAAAGGTGGATTCGGAGGGTTAGGAGGGCGACTGATCAAACCGGTCGCGCTGGCCAACGTCCGGGCCTTCTATAAATTGTTTGAGGGGAAGATGCCGATCATCGGCACCGGCGGGATCGTCGAGGGTGTTGATGCCTTCGAACACTTCCTGTGCGGCGCGTCAGCCGTTCAAATCGGCACGGTGCTGGTGGAAGAAGGGCTGGATGTCTTTGCCCGACTCGAAGCGGAACTGGCCGCTGTGTTGACGAAAAAGGGATATCAATCGATCCAGGAGTGCCGAGGGCGGCTCAAAGAATTGTAG
- a CDS encoding response regulator transcription factor — MAKKQDTATLQFHQADRRFKSALHITPRQREILRLVALGHTNREIATSLDISVRTVEVHRFNLMRRLNVRNVAQLLRQALQQNLLPRNFGAK; from the coding sequence ATGGCAAAAAAGCAGGATACCGCGACACTGCAATTCCACCAGGCCGATCGCCGCTTCAAATCCGCGCTCCACATCACTCCCCGCCAGCGTGAGATCCTACGATTGGTCGCGCTCGGCCATACCAACCGGGAGATTGCCACTTCGCTGGACATCAGTGTCCGGACGGTCGAAGTTCATCGCTTCAACCTGATGCGCCGACTCAATGTTCGGAACGTCGCCCAGCTCCTGCGTCAGGCACTGCAGCAGAACCTATTACCGCGCAATTTCGGCGCCAAGTAA
- a CDS encoding ABC transporter permease: MPTFAKVVALLLLSHLRQWPLRTLLTIVGVALGVSASVAVRTANVDVLRSFEQAVLTVAGPTTLEVSGDETGLDEQFITRIRTVTGVTSASPVILQTAVRVNEDQPDHATQVLGLDLLAEFNSRGFRVNQPTTESRLMDMIHPQSVFLGAKLATEWNLSVDDHVDFLIGPGRLTCRIAGILRSESDRNSSWERMAVMDIAAAQITFGMVGKVDRIDLVTDTNMSVEEVAERIRTVLPPHLTVERPANRTKQVEQMVRAFRLNLTVLSWVGLLVGMFLIYNTMAFAVAQRRREIGIYRAIGMTQSRVAALFLMEAGLFGFLGGTVGSVAGMVLAQELIALLSRTISDLYVPVGAGESGLLWTAQFWNIVLEGIIIGCVVSMIGAIGPSLDASRTATVRALAPGDYEASQQLRVGTLGIIGLSLLALAGLLSWPGPIRGVPLLGYTATLCLLAGLACLAPICVTGWRRRRRYVGREFSPRGVMRGIAVEHASRNPGRNGVTVSALMVGLAIMIGVLVMVRSFRHTVEVWVTDTVLADLVVAPSMWLRGTEIGSVGRSLPPSWLDVLSATPGVAAVDSYRDVRVEVNGHRVAIVSRDLRLHAQWSRYLVRNGDSSEQLNRAADIGGLLVSEVLADRLGVQEGSTLGIMTPSGARRFPIVAVFYDYSTDGGKLLMDRALYQSLWHDELITVFPVYLSAGSSIDSVREKITEQLSGKAAGRLPPLVISNAELRKEILEIFDRTFLLTYVLEAIAVVIAMLGIVNTLITSILERRREFATLRAIGGSSEQIRQLVLWEAAYLGAVGIALGLVGGGLLSLLLIKVINKQSFGWTIQMIVPIGALVQAVALAAIATLVAGYFPARWAARQPVIEGLREE, from the coding sequence ATGCCCACGTTCGCTAAGGTTGTTGCGCTTCTACTGCTTTCCCATCTGAGGCAGTGGCCGTTACGTACGCTGCTGACGATCGTCGGAGTGGCGCTTGGGGTGTCGGCTTCCGTGGCGGTGCGGACCGCCAATGTCGATGTGCTGCGTTCATTCGAACAGGCGGTGCTGACAGTGGCGGGTCCGACCACTTTGGAAGTGTCGGGAGACGAGACCGGACTGGATGAACAGTTCATAACTCGTATACGAACAGTCACAGGTGTGACCTCGGCATCTCCGGTCATTCTGCAAACGGCGGTTCGAGTGAATGAAGACCAACCAGACCACGCGACACAAGTGTTAGGGCTCGATCTTCTGGCCGAATTCAATTCACGTGGATTTCGAGTAAACCAGCCGACGACGGAAAGCCGGCTGATGGACATGATCCATCCGCAGTCCGTGTTTTTGGGAGCGAAGCTGGCGACTGAGTGGAATCTGTCGGTCGATGACCACGTTGATTTTCTCATCGGGCCAGGTCGTCTCACTTGTCGGATTGCCGGAATTCTTCGAAGCGAATCAGACCGGAACTCGTCGTGGGAGCGCATGGCCGTCATGGATATCGCCGCGGCGCAAATTACGTTCGGCATGGTCGGAAAGGTGGATCGAATCGATCTCGTGACCGACACGAATATGTCCGTCGAGGAAGTGGCCGAAAGGATTCGAACCGTTCTCCCTCCGCACCTCACCGTCGAACGGCCCGCGAACCGGACGAAGCAAGTGGAGCAAATGGTGCGTGCGTTCCGCCTCAATTTGACGGTCCTGAGCTGGGTCGGGCTCTTGGTCGGGATGTTCCTGATTTACAACACGATGGCGTTTGCCGTTGCACAGAGGAGACGCGAGATCGGAATCTATCGGGCCATCGGGATGACTCAGTCGCGGGTGGCGGCTCTGTTCTTGATGGAAGCCGGCTTGTTCGGATTCTTGGGAGGAACCGTCGGAAGTGTGGCGGGGATGGTATTGGCTCAAGAGCTCATTGCGCTGCTCAGCCGAACCATCTCGGATCTTTACGTACCCGTGGGCGCCGGCGAGAGTGGCCTGCTCTGGACAGCGCAATTTTGGAACATCGTGCTCGAGGGGATCATCATCGGCTGTGTGGTCTCTATGATCGGTGCCATCGGTCCTAGTTTGGATGCCAGCCGCACTGCAACGGTGCGCGCCTTAGCTCCCGGTGATTACGAAGCCAGCCAACAGTTGCGGGTGGGAACCCTTGGCATCATTGGACTGAGCTTGCTCGCTCTCGCAGGACTGTTGAGTTGGCCCGGACCCATTCGCGGGGTTCCTCTGTTGGGATATACGGCAACATTGTGTTTGCTGGCAGGGCTGGCCTGTTTGGCGCCGATCTGTGTGACCGGGTGGCGCCGTCGCCGCCGATACGTGGGGCGTGAATTCAGCCCGCGAGGAGTCATGAGAGGGATTGCGGTGGAGCATGCATCTCGCAATCCTGGCCGCAACGGAGTCACGGTTTCCGCCCTAATGGTGGGACTCGCCATTATGATTGGGGTGCTGGTCATGGTGCGAAGTTTTCGACATACAGTGGAGGTATGGGTCACCGATACAGTCCTGGCTGATCTGGTCGTGGCGCCGTCGATGTGGTTGCGCGGCACGGAGATCGGCAGCGTGGGGCGGAGTCTCCCACCCTCGTGGTTGGACGTGTTGTCCGCGACTCCCGGCGTGGCGGCGGTGGATAGTTACCGTGATGTGCGGGTGGAGGTCAACGGCCACCGCGTGGCCATCGTATCACGGGATTTGCGGTTGCATGCTCAGTGGAGCCGGTATCTTGTACGGAATGGAGATTCCTCCGAGCAACTCAATCGGGCTGCCGATATCGGAGGTCTCCTTGTTTCCGAGGTATTGGCCGACCGGCTGGGCGTGCAGGAAGGATCGACACTTGGAATCATGACGCCGAGCGGCGCCAGACGATTTCCTATCGTGGCGGTGTTTTATGATTATTCGACCGACGGGGGCAAGCTCCTCATGGATCGAGCGCTCTATCAGTCCTTATGGCACGATGAATTGATCACGGTATTCCCGGTCTACTTGAGCGCCGGATCGAGCATCGATTCTGTGAGAGAAAAAATTACGGAACAATTGAGCGGCAAAGCCGCCGGAAGGCTCCCTCCGCTGGTGATCAGCAATGCCGAGCTCCGCAAAGAAATTCTCGAAATCTTCGACCGCACATTCTTGCTGACCTATGTGTTGGAAGCTATCGCCGTCGTGATCGCGATGTTGGGGATCGTCAATACGCTGATCACGTCCATCCTCGAACGGCGCCGGGAGTTTGCGACCTTACGGGCCATCGGCGGCAGCTCAGAGCAAATTCGGCAGCTTGTGCTCTGGGAGGCGGCCTACCTCGGTGCCGTAGGAATTGCCTTAGGTCTCGTTGGAGGCGGGCTACTTTCTCTGTTACTCATTAAGGTCATCAACAAGCAATCCTTCGGGTGGACGATTCAAATGATCGTCCCCATCGGCGCTCTGGTTCAGGCGGTGGCTCTCGCAGCAATTGCCACGTTGGTGGCAGGCTATTTCCCGGCCCGGTGGGCGGCGCGGCAACCGGTCATAGAAGGGTTGAGGGAGGAGTAG
- a CDS encoding DUF3703 domain-containing protein, with translation MHPVLQQAYEKEMTEAVTQYHTGDLQLAFFQLERAHILGQSFPVEHARAHWWMLKVGWRRRDFVEITGQIPRILGALLFSRIWVPIGNPGGARVPPFQSMPVPEDLQSILKQYGRDSET, from the coding sequence ATGCATCCCGTGCTCCAACAAGCCTATGAGAAAGAAATGACGGAAGCGGTCACTCAGTACCACACTGGAGACCTCCAGCTTGCATTTTTCCAACTTGAGCGCGCACATATCTTGGGACAATCCTTTCCTGTAGAACACGCGAGAGCCCACTGGTGGATGCTCAAGGTGGGATGGAGACGCCGGGATTTCGTTGAGATCACCGGTCAGATCCCACGAATCCTGGGAGCACTGCTTTTCTCACGAATTTGGGTACCGATAGGCAATCCTGGCGGAGCCCGAGTGCCTCCGTTTCAGTCCATGCCCGTTCCTGAAGACCTTCAATCCATATTGAAGCAGTATGGCCGGGACTCTGAGACATGA
- a CDS encoding low affinity iron permease family protein, which translates to MFARIATICSRTLGTSGAFGVALIVVVTWAITGPLFAFSDTWQLVINTGTTIVTFLMVFLIQNTQNRDSTATQLKLDEVIRCTKGAHNAMLDLEELSQEDMDKVHALYEQLARQAREGAEHGKIATGTPSIPEERNGTRGRLKTGK; encoded by the coding sequence ATGTTTGCTCGTATTGCGACGATCTGCTCTCGGACGCTTGGCACCTCCGGTGCTTTTGGCGTCGCGCTCATTGTCGTCGTGACATGGGCCATCACCGGCCCGCTGTTCGCTTTCAGCGACACCTGGCAACTGGTCATCAATACGGGTACCACCATTGTGACGTTTCTCATGGTCTTCCTTATCCAGAATACGCAGAATCGCGATAGTACCGCGACTCAACTGAAGCTGGATGAAGTCATTCGGTGCACGAAAGGGGCACACAATGCCATGCTGGATCTGGAGGAGTTATCCCAGGAAGACATGGATAAAGTGCATGCCCTCTATGAGCAGTTAGCCAGACAGGCTCGAGAGGGTGCAGAACATGGAAAGATCGCGACAGGAACACCATCGATCCCCGAGGAACGCAACGGAACACGTGGAAGACTGAAGACCGGCAAGTAG
- a CDS encoding response regulator, which produces MANTTTVLIVECDRDMRHLLHDEFWSAGYRIREAQDGEEALRAVLETPPDIILTDLHLPAGATDYISRLHRIAPQCPILVMTAFGGAQVRDNVMQAGASAYFDKPVRISDIRAKVEGLLFNSNWRVCDGNRQW; this is translated from the coding sequence ATGGCTAACACAACGACTGTGTTGATAGTTGAGTGTGATCGAGACATGCGCCATCTGCTCCATGATGAATTCTGGAGCGCAGGTTATCGGATTCGCGAAGCCCAGGATGGCGAGGAGGCCCTTCGTGCGGTGCTGGAAACGCCTCCCGATATTATCTTGACGGACCTCCACCTGCCCGCAGGAGCAACGGACTATATTTCACGATTACACAGAATCGCTCCGCAGTGTCCCATTCTTGTCATGACGGCTTTCGGCGGAGCTCAAGTGAGAGACAATGTAATGCAGGCCGGGGCAAGCGCCTATTTTGATAAGCCCGTGCGTATCTCCGATATCAGAGCTAAAGTTGAGGGGTTACTCTTCAATTCGAATTGGAGAGTTTGTGATGGCAATCGGCAATGGTAA
- a CDS encoding MEDS domain-containing protein, translated as MPASGIRGIHDIPLGSHLCLFYRRPTEFLRVTASFLKAGLAERELCVWVLPPPLTVLVALDELSNHGLHGPALQAEKQLHISSAEDWYGDGAFDVDDSLDRLTALPAMARQLGYTGVRAVGGPGQFLSEERRQAFMRYERHATAVIAEHPFIGLCCYASIRCLATDMFDIMCAHPRALLRTHGGWASI; from the coding sequence ATGCCTGCCAGTGGTATTCGTGGCATTCATGACATTCCCTTGGGATCGCATCTCTGTCTGTTCTATCGGCGGCCCACAGAATTTCTGCGAGTTACTGCTTCCTTCCTGAAGGCCGGTTTAGCGGAACGCGAGTTGTGCGTCTGGGTGCTTCCGCCCCCGTTGACCGTTCTGGTGGCCCTTGATGAACTGTCCAATCACGGCCTTCACGGTCCAGCGCTGCAAGCCGAGAAGCAGCTGCACATCTCGTCTGCGGAAGACTGGTACGGTGATGGCGCCTTCGATGTGGATGATTCCCTGGATCGGCTGACCGCCTTACCGGCCATGGCTCGCCAACTCGGCTATACGGGGGTTCGTGCCGTGGGCGGACCGGGACAGTTTCTGTCTGAAGAGCGTCGCCAGGCCTTTATGCGCTACGAGCGCCATGCGACCGCAGTCATCGCCGAACATCCCTTCATCGGATTATGTTGTTATGCCTCAATCCGGTGTTTAGCGACAGATATGTTCGACATCATGTGCGCCCATCCCCGGGCCTTGCTTCGCACGCACGGTGGATGGGCCAGCATCTGA
- a CDS encoding divalent metal cation transporter: MAGTSFGYATLRTAWLTIPLVASIQFTCTKIGMVSGHGIAGVLRDHYPRALLSTIVEALMVANTLNAGTDILASPQGLISSFWSHSGPSSFPSASPL; the protein is encoded by the coding sequence ATGGCTGGGACGTCCTTCGGGTATGCGACACTCCGGACCGCCTGGTTGACCATTCCATTAGTGGCGTCCATTCAGTTCACGTGCACAAAAATTGGGATGGTGAGTGGACACGGGATCGCGGGGGTATTGCGGGATCATTATCCTCGAGCCCTTCTCTCTACCATCGTCGAGGCCTTGATGGTCGCCAATACTCTCAACGCGGGGACGGATATTCTCGCATCGCCGCAGGGATTAATCTCCTCCTTCTGGTCCCACTCTGGACCCTCGTCATTCCCATCGGCCTCACCATTGTAA